The genomic window AGTGGAACATATAGCTTAACTCAGCCTACAATCCGTCCTATTTTTAATACAAAACAATTTCAAGATATTTTATTGTCAGTAAACGGTACTGCTGGTACTTATTATGACTACTTAAAAGCAAATTCTGGAGCTTACACTGCAGGTGCTTCTTGGAATAAAGTTTTACACGACGGTGTTGCTGTTTTAGGAACTTCAGCATTATCTGGAGGAGCTATTGATGCTGCTACTGCTGCAAATGCTGTTGCAAAATCTAAATCTGCTGGTGAATTCGAATTAGTATTATATACTAAAACAGGATTAGGAGATGGACAACATGCTAACAACCCTTGGTTGCAAGAGTTTCCAGATCCAATCACAAGAGTTTCTTGGGATAACTATGTAACAGTTTCTAATGCTGATGCTAAAAAACTTGGTTTATCAAACGAAATTGTTGCAAACGGAGGTTTGAATGGTAGTTATGCTACTATTACTGTTGACGGAACTAAATTGGAAAATGTTCCAGTTATCGTTCAGCCAGGTCAAGCAGTTGGTACTTTAGGACTAGCTCTTGGATATGGACGTAAAGCAGCTCTAAAAGAAGAAATGCAAGTAGGTTTAAATGCTTACGCTTTATATAAAGGTTTCAATAATGTTCAATCTGTATCTATTGCAAAAGCTGGAGGAGTACATGAGTTTGCTTGTGTTCAAGGTCAGAAAACTTTAATGGGTAGAGGAGATATTATTAAAGAAACTACTTTAGAAATATTCAATACTAAAGATGCTGAACATTGGAATGAAAAACCAATGGTATCTTTAGATCACCAAGAAGTTGAGGCTACTACTGTAGATCTTTGGGAATCATTTGATCGTACAACTGGTCACCACTTCAACCTTTCAATTGACTTAAATGCTTGTACTGGATGTGGAGCTTGCGTTATAGCTTGTCACGCTGAAAACAACGTTCCTGTTGTAGGTAAATCAGAGGTAAGAAGAAGCCGTGATATGCACTGGTTACGTATCGATAGATACTATTCTTCTGAAAGTACTTTTGAAGGTGATAATGAAAGAAAAGAGGGAATTGCTGGTTTATCTAGTTCATTATCTACATTTAATGAAATGGAGAAAGCAGGAGATAATCCTCAAGTTGCATTCCAACCTGTAATGTGTCAACACTGTAACCACGCACCTTGTGAAACAGTTTGTCCTGTTGCTGCAACTTCTCACGGTCGTGAAGGTCAAAACCATATGGCTTACAACAGATGTGTTGGTACTCGTTACTGTGCAAACAACTGTCCATATAAAGTACGTCGTTTTAACTGGTTCTTATACAACAAAAACAGCGAGTTCGATTATCATATGAACGATGATTTAGGACGTATGGTTCTTAATCCAGACGTTAACGTACGTTCTCGTGGTGTTATGGAGAAATGTTCTATGTGTATCCAAATGACACAAGCTACTAAATTAAAAGCTAAAAACGAAGGCCGTCCAGTTAGAGATGGTGAATTCCAAACAGCTTGTTCTAGTGCTTGTTCTTCAGGAGCGATGATATTTGGTGATGTAAATGATAAAGAAAGTAAAGTTGCTAAATTAGCGGCTGACGAAAGATCATACCACTTATTAGAGCATGTAGGTACAAAACCTAATGTGGTTTACCATGTTAAAGTTAGAAATACTTAGTAAAATTATTAATTAAGAAACAATATAAAGGATTATGTCGTCTCACTACGAAGCACCCATTAGAAAACCTTTAGTTATTGGTGATAAATCTTATCACGATGTAACTGTAGATGTAGCTGCACCTGTTGAGGGGCCTGCAAACAAGCAATGGTGGATTGTATTTTCAATCGCATTAATAGCCTTCCTTTGGGGGTTAGGTTGTATAATTTACACCGTATCTACCGGTATCGGAACATGGGGATTAAATAAAACAGTTGGCTGGGCTTGGGATATTACTAACTTCGTTTGGTGGGTTGGTATTGGTCACGCCGGAACATTAATTTCTGCGGTATTATTACTTTTCCGTCAACGTTGGAGAATGGCCATCAACCGTTCTGCTGAAGCTATGACTATTTTCTCGGTAGTTCAAGCAGGTCTTTTCCCAATCATTCACATGGGACGTCCATGGTTAGCATACTGGGTATTACCTATTCCAAACCAATTTGGATCATTATGGGTAAACTTTAACTCACCTTTACTTTGGGACGTATTCGCGATTTCAACGTATCTTTCAGTATCATTAGTTTTCTGGTGGACTGGTTTATTACCTGACTTTGCAATGCTTCGTGATAGAGCTATCACACCATTTAATAAAAGAGTTTATTCTATCCTAAGTTTTGGATGGAGCGGTAGAGCAAAAGACTGGCAACGTTTTGAAGAAGTATCTTTAGTATTAGCTGGTTTAGCTACTCCACTTGTACTTTCTGTACACACGATTGTATCTATGGACTTTGCTACTTCTGTAATTCCTGGATGGCATACAACAATTTTCCCTCCATACTTCGTTGCTGGAGCGGTTTTCTCTGGATTCGCGATGGTAAACACATTGCTTATCGTTATGAGAAAAGTATCTAACCTTGAAGCATACATCACATTACAGCATATCGAGTTAATGAACATCATTATCATGATTACTGGATCTATCGTTGGTGTTGCTTACATCACTGAGTTATTCGTAGCTTGGTATTCAGGTGTAGAATATGAGCAATATGCATTCTTAAACAGAGCTACTGGACCTTACTGGTGGGCATATTGGTCAATGATGACATGTAACGTGTTCTCTCCTCAGTTTATGTGGTTCAAAAAATTAAGAACTAGTATCATGTTCTCATTCATCATTTCGATTGTAGTAAACATCGGTATGTGGTTTGAAAGATTCGTAATTATTGTTACTTCTTTACATAGAGATTACCTTCCATCTTCTTGGACAATGTTCTCACCAACATTTGTTGATATTGGAATTTTCATTGGAACAATTGGTTTCTTCTTCGTATTGTTTTTATTATACTCTAGAACATTCCCTGTAATTGCTCAGGCAGAGGTTAAAACAATTTTGAAAGGAACAGGAGATAATTACATTAGAGAAAGAGCAAACAGTAAAGATTCACATCATGAGTAATAAAGTTATATACGCCATTTATAATGACGATGACGTTTTGATGAGTGCAGTAAAGAAAACTAGAGCTGCTCATCATCATATTGAAGAGGTTTTTACTCCATTTCCGGTTCACGGATTGGATAAAGCCATGGGATTAGCACCAACAAGATTAGCAATATGTGCTTTTTTATATGGATGTGTTGGTATTTCTGTTGCAACAACTATGATGGGGTACATCATGATTCATGACTGGCCACAGGATATTGGAGGTAAACCAAGTTTTAGTTTCATCCAAAATATGCCATCTTTCGTGCCAATTATGTTTGAGATGACTGTATTCTTTGCAGCTCACTTAATGGTAATTACTTTTTACATGAGAAGTAGATTATGGCCTTTTAAAGAAGCTGAAAACCCAGATGTAAGAACAACTGATGACCACTTTTTAATGGAGGTTGCTGTAAATGATAACGAAGCTGAGTTAGTTTCTTTCTTTGAAGGAACTGGAGCTGTTGAAGTTAAAGTAATAGAAAAGAATTAATTGTAGCTATGAAAAGGATATATAAAATAACACTTTTAGTTGGTATAACTATTTTAGTTTCATCTTGCCACAATAATTCGGCACCGAACTATCAGTATTTCCCAAATATGTATGAGTCTGTTGCTTACGAGCCATATTCAGAAGCAAAAATATTTAAGGGAGGAAAAGAAGGACAGCTTCCTGTTGCAGGAACTATCAATAGAGGTTTTGAACCTTATGAATA from Flavobacterium sp. KACC 22763 includes these protein-coding regions:
- a CDS encoding TAT-variant-translocated molybdopterin oxidoreductase, with protein sequence MSSNKKYWKSVEELENSSIVEALRNNEFVEEIPTDEFLGNAEALATSGTSRRDFLKYVGFSTAAVTLAACEGPVHKSIPYVLQPEQIIPGVADYYATTVFDGFDFANLLVKTREGRPIKIENNTIAGAKFSANARIHASILGLYDSARLKEPKVDGQNSSWSAVDLKIKSSLADAKAKGGQVVLLTNTLASPSTEKLIGEFIAKNPNAKHVVYDAVSSSEALDAFEAVYGQRALVDYDFSKASLIVSVGADFLGDWQGGGYDTGYAQGRIPQNGKMSRHFQFESNMTLSGAAADKRVPMTVAAQKQALVQIYNIVVGASIPVALEGNFKTEVVKAAQQLKAAGSKGVLVSGIEDKNAQLLVLAINQVLASEAFSTAGARQIRKGSNAAVAQLIKDLNAGSVHTLIMSGVNPVYTLADSASFVSGLKKVKTSVAFSLKEDETASIVSIAAPAPHYLESWGDLELTSGTYSLTQPTIRPIFNTKQFQDILLSVNGTAGTYYDYLKANSGAYTAGASWNKVLHDGVAVLGTSALSGGAIDAATAANAVAKSKSAGEFELVLYTKTGLGDGQHANNPWLQEFPDPITRVSWDNYVTVSNADAKKLGLSNEIVANGGLNGSYATITVDGTKLENVPVIVQPGQAVGTLGLALGYGRKAALKEEMQVGLNAYALYKGFNNVQSVSIAKAGGVHEFACVQGQKTLMGRGDIIKETTLEIFNTKDAEHWNEKPMVSLDHQEVEATTVDLWESFDRTTGHHFNLSIDLNACTGCGACVIACHAENNVPVVGKSEVRRSRDMHWLRIDRYYSSESTFEGDNERKEGIAGLSSSLSTFNEMEKAGDNPQVAFQPVMCQHCNHAPCETVCPVAATSHGREGQNHMAYNRCVGTRYCANNCPYKVRRFNWFLYNKNSEFDYHMNDDLGRMVLNPDVNVRSRGVMEKCSMCIQMTQATKLKAKNEGRPVRDGEFQTACSSACSSGAMIFGDVNDKESKVAKLAADERSYHLLEHVGTKPNVVYHVKVRNT
- a CDS encoding DUF3341 domain-containing protein; amino-acid sequence: MSNKVIYAIYNDDDVLMSAVKKTRAAHHHIEEVFTPFPVHGLDKAMGLAPTRLAICAFLYGCVGISVATTMMGYIMIHDWPQDIGGKPSFSFIQNMPSFVPIMFEMTVFFAAHLMVITFYMRSRLWPFKEAENPDVRTTDDHFLMEVAVNDNEAELVSFFEGTGAVEVKVIEKN
- the nrfD gene encoding NrfD/PsrC family molybdoenzyme membrane anchor subunit gives rise to the protein MSSHYEAPIRKPLVIGDKSYHDVTVDVAAPVEGPANKQWWIVFSIALIAFLWGLGCIIYTVSTGIGTWGLNKTVGWAWDITNFVWWVGIGHAGTLISAVLLLFRQRWRMAINRSAEAMTIFSVVQAGLFPIIHMGRPWLAYWVLPIPNQFGSLWVNFNSPLLWDVFAISTYLSVSLVFWWTGLLPDFAMLRDRAITPFNKRVYSILSFGWSGRAKDWQRFEEVSLVLAGLATPLVLSVHTIVSMDFATSVIPGWHTTIFPPYFVAGAVFSGFAMVNTLLIVMRKVSNLEAYITLQHIELMNIIIMITGSIVGVAYITELFVAWYSGVEYEQYAFLNRATGPYWWAYWSMMTCNVFSPQFMWFKKLRTSIMFSFIISIVVNIGMWFERFVIIVTSLHRDYLPSSWTMFSPTFVDIGIFIGTIGFFFVLFLLYSRTFPVIAQAEVKTILKGTGDNYIRERANSKDSHHE